DNA from Salinibacterium sp. dk2585:
GAACAGCTCGCCGAGCACGCCGATGATGGCCAGGCCGACAGATGCCCGGGGCCTCGCCCGTTGCCCCCCTCGTGCCCTCGCCATGCAGCGAGTCTATTCGAGCACTTCCCGCTAGAATTCCGGGCATGGCCAAGTCGACGAACTCCACGCCCGATTCCTCACGGGAGGTCCGCTCCGGCGACGACGCCCCCAACCCGGTGTGGTTCAAGCCGATCATGTTCGGGTTGATGCTGCTTGGGCTGCTGTGGATCATCGTCTACTACATCAGCCAGACCGCCCTGCCGATCGCGGAACTCGGTGACGGCAACATCCTCGTCGGCTTTGGCATCATGTTCGTCGGCTTCCTCATGACCACCCGCTGGCGCTGACCTTGCCCCTCGAGGCACCACTTCGGGGGCCAACTACACCGGTGTAATTATCCCCACTGTGGAATCACCTGTGGATAACTCCACTCGCTGAGCGGAGAACGATCACCCGAAACGCGCGTACATCAGCACGACGCCGATGACCGTGAGCACCACGAGCCCTCCCGCAACAGCGGCGAGGAGCAGCCGCTGTCGGCGCGCGGCGTTCCTGTGGCGCGTGCGCAGCAAGATGAAGCCGATGAGTGCGCCCACGAGGATGCCACCCACGTGCGCCTGCCACGCGATTCCGGGAACGATGAATCCGATCGCGAGGTTCAGCGCCAGCACGATCA
Protein-coding regions in this window:
- a CDS encoding cell division protein CrgA; the protein is MAKSTNSTPDSSREVRSGDDAPNPVWFKPIMFGLMLLGLLWIIVYYISQTALPIAELGDGNILVGFGIMFVGFLMTTRWR